One stretch of Nicotiana tabacum cultivar K326 chromosome 18, ASM71507v2, whole genome shotgun sequence DNA includes these proteins:
- the LOC142172790 gene encoding uncharacterized protein LOC142172790 codes for MAGDEATSRIEEVTNQSTMMIDHNHPMYLHPSDTPGALSLGFQLQGMENYTIWSQAMEVSLLTRNKLGFIDGSVMRDTYGDTHTNLWGSCNAIVKSWIMHSMSRDLLSGVFFRSSAYAIWSDLKEQFDKANASRMY; via the coding sequence ATGGCCGGAGACGAAGCTACCAGTCGTATAGAGGAAGTAACGAATCAATCGACAATGATGATAGATCATAATCATCCAATGTATTTACATCCATCAGACACACCAGGAGCATTGTCACTTGGTTTTCAGCTACAAGGAATGGAAAATTACACGATCTGGAGCCAAGCTATGGAAGTTTCGTTACTAACACGGAACAAACTAGGGTTTATCGATGGTTCAGTGATGCGTGACACTTATGGAGACACTCATACAAATCTATGGGGTAGCTGCAATGCTATTGTGAAGTCGTGGATAATGCACAGTATGAGTCGTGATTTGCTGAGTGGAGTATTTTTCCGGTCAAGTGCATATGCAATTTGGTCGGATCTTAAGGAACAATTTGATAAGGCTAATGCATCGCGAATGTATTAA